Proteins encoded within one genomic window of Pseudalkalibacillus sp. SCS-8:
- a CDS encoding MraY family glycosyltransferase, which produces MLYLTLLICFLSSVILTPVIKKFAIRIGATDQPNQRKVHTKVMPRLGGLAIYISSMIGFYLLQPDQQYMIPLLAAGTIIVATGFFDDIFEISPKVKLLGQIIAAGIMIHGGVVVHFINLPFDIRLDLGYLSIPITLIWIIGVTNAINLIDGLDGLAAGVSSIVLITISTMAIVNGNTFVMAVGFAVLGSTIGFLVYNFNPAKIFMGDTGSLYLGFIISVISLLGFKNITLFSLLVPVIILGVPISDTLFAIVRRIVKKKPLSAPDKSHLHHCLQRLGFSHRTTVLIIYAMSAIFGLAAVMIESTTLWGSLLIVGILLIFIELVVEIVGLVDSNYRPVLNFFSRVANTRKI; this is translated from the coding sequence ATGCTGTATCTTACGTTGTTGATATGTTTTTTATCATCCGTGATATTGACACCTGTCATCAAAAAATTTGCAATCCGTATCGGTGCGACGGACCAGCCTAACCAACGGAAGGTTCACACGAAAGTGATGCCACGCCTTGGCGGACTCGCAATTTATATCAGCTCGATGATCGGCTTTTACCTATTACAGCCCGATCAGCAATACATGATTCCTCTCTTAGCAGCAGGAACCATTATTGTCGCAACGGGATTTTTCGACGATATTTTCGAAATATCACCAAAGGTCAAGTTGCTAGGACAAATCATCGCAGCTGGAATCATGATTCATGGCGGTGTCGTTGTTCACTTCATTAATTTACCTTTTGATATCCGACTCGACTTAGGATATTTAAGTATACCGATCACCTTGATTTGGATCATTGGTGTCACGAATGCCATCAACCTTATTGATGGATTGGATGGATTGGCAGCAGGTGTTTCCTCCATCGTTTTGATCACCATTTCAACGATGGCGATCGTCAATGGAAACACGTTTGTCATGGCTGTCGGCTTTGCTGTATTAGGTAGTACGATTGGATTTCTTGTATACAATTTCAATCCGGCAAAGATTTTCATGGGGGATACCGGATCCTTATATCTCGGGTTCATTATCTCCGTCATTTCCTTGCTTGGATTTAAAAACATTACCTTGTTCTCCTTATTGGTCCCTGTCATCATCCTTGGGGTACCGATTTCGGATACGCTGTTCGCCATCGTACGTCGTATCGTGAAGAAGAAGCCTTTGTCTGCACCTGACAAATCGCACTTGCATCACTGCCTGCAGCGGTTAGGGTTCAGTCATCGTACGACCGTATTGATCATTTACGCAATGAGTGCGATTTTCGGGCTTGCTGCAGTCATGATCGAAAGTACGACGTTGTGGGGATCCTTACTCATTGTAGGTATCCTGCTCATCTTCATTGAACTTGTGGTGGAGATCGTCGGACTCGTGGATTCGAACTACCGCCCTGTATTGAATTTCTTCAGTCGCGTAGCGAATACACGTAAAATTTAA
- a CDS encoding polysaccharide biosynthesis protein, whose translation MSQNLVKSTLVLTIATLVSKILGSIFRIPLQNIAGDEVLGIFSLVYPVYMTALILSVAGIPIAISQLIARARTAGDQQEIRNIFVTASILAFLFGLVSFSLISGFSAPLAEVLGGQKTRLSLIVVSATLLIAPYMAVYRGFFQGYEDMRQTAYSQVLEQFIRVALVIGVAYYMVQLGFSDEKVAAGVMVGSSIGAIVSLVYLRVLFQRASIRPKAGSPYSMATFKRTSKKILLISLPICVGALTMALINVVDSLSIPLSLKLADRTSEGINYLYGLYGRGLSLVQIATVFSTSIVLPLIPTISKSIAKKDLVTTNNIIEKSQRLGNLLSWPAATGLFALTLPLNLALFTNLDGSLVLAIINLSAVFTALTVLGTGILQGLDRAKMAAIIITVGAIVKVGLNIAFIQVWGLTGAAVSTLVIYILLFGANSFFIYKYTNVKFYSKETIVHAGSSILMGIVIGLPTLFLDIEGWSRLSALGYSLISIIIGGLIYFVCIIRFKGISNEELRSIPGIGAFFKK comes from the coding sequence ATGAGCCAAAACTTAGTGAAAAGCACGCTCGTGTTGACGATTGCGACTCTCGTCTCAAAAATTTTAGGCAGTATCTTCCGCATCCCCTTGCAGAACATCGCAGGGGATGAAGTGCTGGGCATATTTTCTCTCGTCTACCCGGTGTACATGACGGCGCTGATTTTATCAGTTGCCGGAATTCCGATCGCGATTTCGCAGCTTATTGCACGTGCTAGGACAGCAGGAGACCAGCAGGAGATCCGGAACATATTCGTCACGGCAAGTATTCTTGCGTTTTTATTCGGCTTGGTCAGTTTTTCACTGATCTCAGGATTTTCAGCACCTCTGGCAGAAGTATTGGGCGGGCAAAAAACGCGTTTATCGTTGATTGTCGTGTCTGCCACCCTGTTGATTGCGCCGTACATGGCGGTTTACCGTGGCTTTTTCCAGGGGTATGAGGATATGCGGCAGACCGCTTACTCTCAAGTGTTGGAGCAATTCATACGTGTCGCATTAGTAATCGGGGTCGCTTATTACATGGTCCAGCTCGGCTTTTCTGATGAGAAGGTGGCGGCGGGTGTTATGGTCGGTTCATCGATCGGCGCTATCGTTTCACTTGTCTATCTACGCGTCCTGTTTCAGAGGGCATCAATTCGTCCGAAGGCTGGAAGCCCGTATTCCATGGCGACGTTCAAGCGAACATCCAAAAAAATTCTGTTGATCTCACTGCCGATTTGTGTCGGAGCGCTGACGATGGCATTGATCAATGTCGTCGATTCCTTGTCCATTCCGTTAAGCTTGAAATTAGCGGATCGGACAAGTGAAGGCATAAATTATTTGTATGGTTTGTACGGAAGAGGGCTTTCTCTCGTGCAGATTGCAACGGTTTTCTCAACATCAATCGTTTTACCGTTAATTCCAACAATCAGTAAAAGTATAGCCAAAAAGGATTTAGTGACGACGAATAACATTATTGAGAAATCACAGCGGTTAGGAAACCTATTATCTTGGCCTGCAGCGACCGGTCTATTTGCCTTGACACTGCCATTGAACCTTGCCCTTTTCACCAACCTTGATGGAAGCCTGGTTCTTGCCATCATCAATCTAAGCGCCGTGTTTACGGCATTGACCGTGCTGGGTACAGGAATCTTACAAGGACTGGATCGAGCAAAAATGGCTGCAATCATCATCACAGTCGGAGCGATCGTGAAGGTTGGATTGAACATTGCATTCATCCAGGTATGGGGCTTGACTGGAGCCGCAGTTTCGACCCTCGTGATTTACATTTTATTATTTGGCGCGAATTCATTTTTTATTTATAAGTACACAAACGTAAAGTTCTATTCGAAAGAAACAATTGTGCATGCTGGTTCGTCTATACTTATGGGTATCGTTATCGGACTTCCGACACTTTTCCTGGATATTGAAGGGTGGAGCAGGCTGTCCGCACTCGGGTACTCGTTGATCAGCATCATCATTGGCGGATTGATTTATTTCGTCTGCATTATCCGTTTCAAAGGGATCTCGAATGAAGAACTTCGATCAATTCCTGGAATCGGTGCCTTTTTCAAGAAATAA
- a CDS encoding WecB/TagA/CpsF family glycosyltransferase translates to MAIPRVKILGVPFVKTTLNDFIKHIVTEHAVPSKKATIVTANPEIVMHANEDQSYMDILQQADYVTADGIGIVKAADKLGTPLPERVTGFDLMKGFLAEANEKQLSVYLLGAKEEVIRQAKNQIEETYPNLKIVGYHNGYFDWEKNEIADEIERLKPDFVFVALGFPRQEKWINQNVERFEKGVFMGVGGCFDVWAGTVKRAPVFWQKVHLEWFYRLLNQPSRIGRMMAIPRFMKKINEQKAKERK, encoded by the coding sequence ATGGCAATTCCTAGAGTGAAAATACTTGGAGTCCCATTTGTAAAAACGACATTGAATGATTTTATAAAGCATATTGTAACGGAGCATGCCGTTCCGTCTAAAAAGGCGACAATCGTAACGGCGAATCCGGAAATTGTCATGCATGCGAATGAGGATCAATCGTATATGGATATCCTTCAGCAAGCGGATTATGTGACGGCGGATGGAATCGGAATTGTAAAAGCAGCCGATAAACTCGGCACGCCACTTCCAGAGCGTGTAACGGGATTCGACCTGATGAAAGGCTTTTTGGCTGAAGCGAATGAGAAGCAGTTATCCGTTTATCTGTTGGGGGCGAAGGAAGAAGTTATCCGACAAGCGAAAAACCAAATTGAAGAAACGTATCCGAATTTGAAAATCGTCGGTTATCATAACGGGTATTTTGATTGGGAGAAGAATGAGATTGCCGATGAGATTGAGCGGTTAAAGCCCGATTTTGTTTTTGTTGCACTCGGTTTCCCACGCCAGGAAAAGTGGATCAATCAAAATGTGGAGCGTTTTGAAAAAGGTGTGTTCATGGGTGTCGGAGGATGCTTCGATGTATGGGCAGGTACCGTGAAACGGGCGCCGGTCTTTTGGCAGAAGGTGCATCTTGAATGGTTTTACCGATTGCTGAATCAACCATCCCGAATCGGACGGATGATGGCGATTCCTCGTTTTATGAAAAAAATCAATGAACAGAAAGCTAAGGAACGAAAATGA
- a CDS encoding S-layer homology domain-containing protein yields the protein MKFGFRRLWVFMVVLVVAFGAIAPNVSAAEDDITGHWAEKSLRHLNEKGIMMGYGNGEFRPNSKVTRAEFAAFVTRALDLPDDPNFEPFQDVELDKWYYGPIHKSAAVKIINGYPDGTFKPNNNISREHMAVVINQALKTKAIEASEAEVNFTDKDKIHPSLLDDIARVISLKIVNGNPDGTYRPQANTTRAEAAVVIDRLLTVMTPPKNYEYSTAKVNGSGEVVVVDQFETFDQAKQNIASNDHFIMNGKKIVWIKAGYTHTNQLTVVYESKSLSGSTITYVNSGAEFNFIEAGDGWIKVQSAESIGYVDSNHVTLVPTALLKGRSYYKASAGELYHYIYVPQLDRYEKLVVGNAPSFLTEGTKYYSWDGHDFYTSTGKFVGQGYQYFQFLPLYSETSYTAAELDKFIEDGFTPRNGFNKSPLVGLGKNFKQAEAEYGINALYFLAHAIHESNWGTSQIAQSKYNLFGWKATDTNPGENATTFKSFEDGINRVAGEFIKPGYFNLKNWKYNGAFLGNKSRGMNVRYASDPYWAEKIAGLMYRADKMLGGKDMHKFKLGITLNAGGVNVRDKAIATGSNIIYTYPKNGITFIINKEVASGDGQWFNIMPIDKKYGSANIYHDGKHSELTTELKVAK from the coding sequence ATGAAGTTTGGGTTTAGGCGTTTATGGGTTTTCATGGTTGTTTTAGTTGTTGCATTTGGAGCCATTGCACCGAATGTATCTGCTGCAGAGGACGATATCACAGGCCACTGGGCTGAAAAATCGTTAAGACATTTGAATGAAAAAGGCATTATGATGGGGTATGGAAATGGGGAATTCCGTCCCAACAGTAAAGTGACGCGAGCAGAATTCGCGGCATTCGTTACAAGGGCATTGGATCTACCTGACGATCCTAACTTCGAGCCGTTCCAAGATGTCGAGTTAGACAAGTGGTATTATGGACCAATACATAAATCGGCAGCTGTTAAAATCATCAACGGGTACCCGGATGGCACGTTCAAACCGAACAACAATATTTCAAGAGAACATATGGCAGTCGTCATCAACCAGGCGTTGAAGACGAAGGCGATTGAAGCATCTGAAGCTGAAGTCAATTTTACCGATAAGGATAAAATTCACCCGAGCTTGCTCGATGATATCGCGCGTGTCATCTCTTTGAAAATCGTAAATGGTAATCCTGATGGGACCTATCGTCCACAAGCCAACACGACGCGTGCAGAAGCTGCAGTCGTCATTGACCGACTTCTTACTGTAATGACGCCTCCGAAAAATTATGAATATAGCACGGCGAAAGTGAATGGATCTGGTGAGGTTGTTGTCGTTGACCAATTCGAAACATTCGACCAGGCTAAGCAGAACATCGCTTCAAACGACCACTTCATCATGAATGGGAAGAAGATCGTTTGGATTAAAGCAGGTTACACGCATACGAACCAGTTAACCGTTGTTTATGAATCGAAAAGCTTGAGCGGAAGCACGATCACGTACGTCAACTCAGGTGCTGAATTTAATTTCATTGAAGCAGGAGATGGTTGGATCAAGGTACAATCGGCTGAAAGCATCGGTTACGTAGATAGTAATCATGTAACGTTGGTTCCAACTGCACTGTTGAAAGGCCGTTCGTACTATAAAGCATCCGCTGGTGAGCTCTATCACTATATTTATGTTCCACAACTGGATCGTTATGAAAAGCTTGTTGTAGGGAACGCACCTTCATTCTTGACCGAAGGAACAAAGTATTACAGCTGGGATGGACATGATTTCTATACGAGCACGGGTAAATTTGTTGGACAAGGGTATCAATACTTCCAGTTCCTGCCGCTTTATTCGGAAACATCTTACACAGCGGCCGAGCTTGATAAATTTATTGAAGATGGTTTCACTCCACGTAACGGGTTCAATAAATCACCACTTGTCGGATTAGGTAAGAACTTCAAGCAAGCTGAAGCGGAGTATGGCATCAACGCGCTTTACTTCCTAGCTCATGCGATTCACGAAAGTAACTGGGGTACGAGTCAAATCGCTCAATCGAAATATAATTTGTTTGGTTGGAAAGCGACGGATACGAACCCTGGAGAAAATGCGACGACATTTAAGTCTTTTGAGGATGGAATCAATCGTGTAGCAGGTGAATTCATCAAACCAGGGTACTTTAATCTGAAAAACTGGAAATATAACGGTGCGTTCCTTGGAAACAAATCAAGAGGGATGAATGTACGTTATGCTTCTGATCCTTACTGGGCTGAAAAAATTGCAGGTCTAATGTATCGTGCTGATAAGATGCTCGGCGGTAAAGATATGCATAAATTCAAGCTTGGAATCACGCTTAACGCTGGCGGAGTCAATGTAAGGGATAAAGCGATAGCGACAGGAAGCAATATCATCTATACGTATCCGAAGAATGGCATCACATTCATCATCAATAAGGAAGTAGCAAGTGGTGATGGGCAATGGTTCAACATCATGCCAATCGATAAGAAGTATGGTTCAGCGAACATTTATCATGATGGAAAGCATAGCGAATTGACGACTGAGCTTAAGGTAGCAAAATAA